The Chloroflexus aggregans DSM 9485 genome segment GCGCGAAAGATTGCCCGCGATCTGATCGCCGAAGCCGAGCGCTCGCTGCAAGCAGGTCGCACGTTTGTCGCGGCACATGACGCTGATGTCAGTCCGCAAGCCGATGAACTCTTGGAACGAGCTGCTGCTCTGTTACAAACGGCACAGGCCGAGATGCAGAAAGAGAAACCGGACTGGTTGCAGTTGGCGTGGGCCGCTCGTGAGGCCGACCAATTGGCCGATCAGGCGTTGACCAACGCCCGTGATGAAGCTGAACAGACGGCACGCTTGCGAGAGCGGGTGCAGCAGGTGCAACAATTGGCCACGGCTGAGGTGCAGAAATTGGTGAATTATGCCACCGTTCACGATGCTGACCTGACACCGGCTACCCGCCAGCAGATAGAGCAAGTCCGCCAACAGGTTGAAGCGGCGTTTACCCTGCTCCGCCGCACCGAATCGTATGAAGATGCTGCACGCCGGAAGGCATTGGTAGACGTAATCGAGCGCTATCAAGCAATTGCCGAGGCGGCTAAGGGGGCATATCACGCTGCCTACACCGATGTGCAACGTCTTGAAGAATTACGAACGGCGCTTAATCGGACACTGCAAGAGGCACGCCAACGTCTCGATCAAATTGAACGATTGCAGGCAACTGCTTCCCGTACCTCAGTGATGGCAGTCTCAGGCAAATACACCGCTTTACTACAGCAGTTCAATCAAATCAGGTTGCCGATTAACGGCGAAGACGCACTCCATGCTGCACTGGTGAAGGCACAGGCGATAGCCGGCGAAGCAGCCGAGTTACTGATTGTCTTGCAGCCACCGCAACCATCGTGGCAGGCGACCGATAGCGTCGCAACAACAATCGGTCGAACAATCGGTGGTTGGGGGCACAGCCGAAGCTGGAGCAGTTCCACTTCGCGCAGTCCGTGGAGTAGCCCGTCAAGCCGTTCATCATCGCCTAGTAGCGGCTGGAGTAGTCGCGGCGGTGGCGGTGGCTCGTTTGGACGTGGCGGTGGCGGTGGTTCATTTGGTCGCCGTGGTGGCGGCGGTGGTTGGTAGCTCGAGCAGCACCGGTGCTTCGTCGGTTAAAGTCTGCCACGGCATAAGGTAATCGTCGTTGGCTGCTGGTGTTGGGGCAGCTAGTAGCCGATTAGGACCGTAGCGAAAGAAGAGACCGTGCTGAGCACAACGGAGATAGACCCCCTCGGGGATCAACGACCGGTGGCAGCGCGGGCAAACAAGATCGGTGTGCATAGATCCCTCCTAAACTGCACGCCGCCCAACCCTACTGGGTGAGCGGCGTTGCATTGACCGGCATCGTTACCGATAAATAATCTCTCCTTAACTATTGTACAATATTATTGTTGCTTTGTACAGTCACTAATTCTCAGGTTTGGACACGCTCTGAGACGGGGAAAGCACCAACGCAGCTAGGCTGCCAACGCAGTGTTAGTTCTGTCGCCATATAAGGATGTCTCGCTACGCTCGCCAGGACAGTGCAGTGCTCGTCGTTCCACGGCCTAACAGCCCCCCTTGTCATTTCGAGCGGAGCGAGAAATCTTGCCATTCGGCGCGCTCCGTTCACCGTGACCAAGCTAGCGATGGCTCGCTGCGCTCGCCAGGACGCGGATAAGGATGTCTCGCTGCGCTCGACATGACAGTGCAGTGCTCGCCAGGACACGGGGAGGATGGCTCGCTGCGCTCGCCAGGACAGTACAGTGCTCGTCGTTCCACGGTCCAACAGCCCCCCTTGTCATTTCGAGCGGAGCGAGAAATCTTGCCATTCGGCGCGCTCCGTTCACCGTGACCAGGCTAGCGATGGCTCGCTGCGCTCGCCAGGACGCGGATAAGGATGTCTCGCTGCGCTCGACATGACAGTGCAGTGCTCGCCAGGACACGGGGAGGATGGCTCGCTGCGCTCGCCAGGACAGTACAGTGCTCGTCGTTCCACGGTCCAACAGCCCCCCTTGTCATTTCGCGCGTAGCGAGCAAGCTCCCAATCCAGCACTACGATGCACCCCCTTGTCATTTCGAGCGGAGCGAGAAATCTTGCCATTCGGCGCGCTCCGTTCACCGTGACCAAGCTAGCGATGTCTCGCTGCGCTCGCCAGGACACGGAAAGGATGGCTCGCTGCGCTCGCCAGGACACGGGGAGGATGGCTCGCTGCGCTCGCCAGGACACGGAAAGGATGGCTCGCTGCGCTCGCCAGGACAGTACAGTGCTCGTTAGAACACGGGGAGGGTGGCTCGCTGCGCTCGACATGACAGTACAGTGCTCGTCGTTCCACGGCCTAACAGCCCCCTTGTCATTTCGCGCGTAGCGAGCAAGCTCCCAATCCAGCACTACGATACCCCCCTTGTCATTTCGAGCGGAGCGAGAAATCTTGCCATTCGGCGCGCTCCGTTCACCGTGACCAGGCTAGCGATGGCTCGCTGCGCTCGCCAGGACGCGGAAAGGATGGCTCGCTGCGCTCGCCAGGACAGTACAGTGCTCGTTAGAACACGGGGAGGGTGGCTCGCTGCGCTCGCCAGGACACGGAAAGGATGTCTCGCTGCGCTCGACATGACAGTACAGTGCTCGTTAGAACACGGGGAGGGTGGCTCGCTGCGCTTGCCAGGACAGTACAGTGCTCGTCGTTCCACGGTCCAACAGCCCCCCTTGTCATTTCGAGCGTAGCGAGAAATCTTGCCATTCGGCGCGCTCCGTTCACCGTGACCAAGCTAGCGATGTCTCGCTGCGCTCGCCAGGACGCGGATAAGGATGTCTCGCTGCGCTCGCCAGGACGCGGATAAGGATGTCTCGCTGCGCTCGACATGACAGTGCAGTGCTCGCCAGGACACGGGGAGGATGGCTCGCTGCGCTCGCCAGGACAGTACAGTGCTCGTCGTTCCACGGTCCAACAGCCCCCCCTTGTCATTTCGAGCGGAGCGAGAAATCTTGCCATTCGGCGCGCTCCGTTCACCGTGACCAGGCTAGCGATGGCTCGCTGCGCTCGCCAGGACGCGGATAAGGATGGCTCGCTGCGCTCGCCAGGACAGTACAGTGCTCGTCGTTCCACGGTCCAACAGCCCCCCTTGTCATTTCGCGCGCAGCGAGCAAGCTCCCAATCCAGCACTACGATACCCCCCTTGTCATTTCGAGCGGAGCGAGAAATCTTGCCATTCAGCGCGCTCCGTTCACCGTGACCAAGCTAGCGATGTCTCGCTGCGCTCGCCAGGACACGGAAAGGATGTCTCGCTGCGCTCGCCAGGACAGTACAGTGCTCGTTAGAACACGGGGAGGGTGGCTCGCTGCGCTCGCCAGGACAGTACAGTGCTCGTCGTTCCACGGTCCAACAGCCCCCCTTGTCATTTCGAGCGGAGCGAGAAATCTTGCCATTCGGCGCGCTCCGTTCACCGTGACCAGGCTAGTGATGTCTCGCTGCGCTCGCCAGGACGCGGATAAGGATGTCTCGCTGCGCTCGACATGACAGTGCAGTGCTCGTCGTTCCACGGCCTAACAGCCCCCTTGTCATTTCGCGCGTAGCGAGCAAGCTCCCAATCCAGCACTACGATGCACCCCCCTTGTCATTTCGAGCGGAGCGAGAAATCTTGCCATTCGGCGCGCTCCGTTCACCGTGACCAGGCTAGCGATGGCTCGCTGCGCTCGCCAGGACGCGGATAAGGATGTCTCGCTGTGCTCGCCAGGACAGTGCAGTGCTCAACATAGATCGGCGATTGCACGCAGACGTAGGAGTGTGCTACCAACATCGCCTGGTCAATGTCGGTGGTGATGGAGTTATCGAAGCAACGTTGCAAAACTGAGCGGATATAGATACACTTATATACGGAGAGCTTCTGTACCGTGTAGAGGGTATAACAAAGCAAAAGGATCGATCGTAAGGCTCCTTATTTTTTACCTTTACCTTTGGTGTCCTAACCCATGTCCGAATCTCGGACGAATTCAACTGCGGAGCAAGTATGGCTAAACATCCGCTGCCAATGGCGCTCGCCAAAGTGATGATTGCCGCTGCATGGGCGGACGGTGAACTTAACCTTGAGGAAATCAATGATCTCAAGCGCCTGTTGGCCGAACTCGGTCAGACCGGTGGGCAATTAGCCCTAACGGCCGAAGAGTGGGCCGAATTAGAGATCTATTTGCATGCGCCGGTTGAAGCTGCCGAGCGAGCGCGTCTTGTCGCCGAACTGCGTGATCTGATTGCAACACCGGCTGAACGCCGGCTTGCCATCAGCGCTATTGACCGGTTGCTGGCTGCCGACCGTGTTTTGACGCCGGCTGAGCGTGCAGTCGCCCAAGAGATTCACGACGCGCTTGAGCACGATAGCCATAGTTTGCTTCACCAGATCGGACGTGCCTTTCGATTAGCGCTGGGGATTCGCGCGCGTGGCCCTAACCGTGAAGACCTCTTGCCGGAGTTTCTCCGCAATC includes the following:
- a CDS encoding tellurite resistance TerB family protein, which encodes MAKHPLPMALAKVMIAAAWADGELNLEEINDLKRLLAELGQTGGQLALTAEEWAELEIYLHAPVEAAERARLVAELRDLIATPAERRLAISAIDRLLAADRVLTPAERAVAQEIHDALEHDSHSLLHQIGRAFRLALGIRARGPNREDLLPEFLRNRIYYALHMRLGQQIDELGINQDEVYVLALAGGLLARVAQIDERVTPAEHDQIVAILQEWWHLDHARATLVAEVALAESAASLDFFRLAKEFANTTTVEQRERFLDALFAVALADGELSGVESAEISRITAAINLPHDRFVAARMRLPRQPGKRL